The DNA sequence CTGGTCCGGCCGCTGGTGGCGGCGAAGCCGCCGAAGCCAAGACCAGCTTCGACGTGATCCTCAAGCATGGCGGCCAGAACAAACTGGCCGTGGTGAAGCTCGTGAAGGAGCTCACCGGCTTGGGCCTGAAGGAGGCCAAGGACCTCGTCGACGGTGCTCCGAAGCCGTTGAAGGAAGGCGTGTCCAAAGAGGACGCCGAATCCCTCAAGCAACAGCTCACGGAAGCCGGCGCCGAAGTTGAGGTCAAGTAAGGACCCATACGCGCTCGCGTCACGCCAGCACGGAGAGGCCCCAAGGCGGGCCTTTCCGGCTGTGCGGTGATCATCATGACCTCCCGCCGGCCGCTCCCGATCCAGCGCCCGGCGATGTAAGAACAGGATCGCTCACGTCCATCCACCGTCGTCCACACGATCGCAGCCATGGCCCAGGCGAAGCCCATCAACAAGAAGCACAAGCGTATCGATTTCGGCAATGCCCTTTCGATCGACTATCCCGACTTCCTCGATATCCAGCTGAAGAGCTTCGAGGAGTTCTTCCAGATCGACACCCTGCCTGAGGACCGGGTGAGCGAAGGCCTCTTCAAGGTCTTCAGCGAGAACTTCCCCATCACCGACACGCGCAACCAGTTCGTGCTGGAGTTCCTCGATTACTTCATCGATCCCCCGCGCTACAGCATCGATGAATGCATCGAGCGCGGCCTCACCTACAGCGTGCCCCTCAAGGCCAAGCTGAAACTCTACTGCACCGACCCCGAGCACGAGGACTTCGAGACCATCGTGCAGGACGTGTACCTGGGCCAGATCCCCTACATGACCCCGAAGGGATCCTTCGTGGTGAACGGTGCCGAGCGCGTGGTGGTGAGCCAGCTGCACCGCAGCCCCGGTGTGTTCTTCGGCCAGAGCCGCCACGCCAACGGCACCAAGCTCTACAGCGCACGGGTCATCCCCTTCAAGGGTTCGTGGATCGAATTCGCCACGGACATCAACGGGGTGATGTATGCCTACATCGACCGCAAGAAGAAGCTGCCGGTGACCACGCTGTTGCGCGCCATCGGTTTCGAGAGCGACAAGCAGATCCTGGAGATCTTCGGCCTGGCCGACGAGATCAAGGTCACCAAGACCGCCATCAAGGACGCCGTGGGCCGAAAACTCGCCGCCCGCGTGCTGAAGACCTGGGTGGAGGACTTCGTGGACGAGGACACTGGCGAGGTGGTGAGCATCGAGCGCAACGAGGTGCTCATCGACCGTGAGACGGTGATCGAGGAACACCACGTGGACCAGATCGTAGAAAGCGGCGCCAAGACCGTCATCCTGCACAAGGAGGGCATCAACGCGGCCGACTTCGCCCTCATCTACAACACCCTGCAAAAGGACACCTCCAACTCCGAGAAGGAGGCCGTGGAGGTGATCTATCGCCAGCTGCGCAACGCCGAACCTCCCGATCTGGAGACCGCCCGAGGCGTCATCGACAAGCTCTTCTTCAGCGAGCAGCGCTACGACCTCGGTGAGGTGGGCCGCTACCGCATCAACAAGAAGCTGGGCCTGGAGAGCGAGCTCAGCGTGCGCGTACTCACCAAGGAGGACATCATCTTCATCATCAAGTACCTGATCGAACTGGTGAACTCCAAGGCCGATGTGGACGACATCGACCACCTGAGCAACCGCCGCGTGCGCACCGTGGGCGAGCAGCTCCACAGCCAGTTCGGCGTGGGCCTGGCCCGCATGGCACGCACCATCCGCGAGCGCATGAACGTGCGCGACAACGAGGTGTTCACGCCCACCGACCTGATCAATGCCAAGACCCTGAGCTCGGTGATCAACTCGTTCTTCGGAACGAACCAGTTGAGCCAGTTCATGGACCAGACCAACCCGCTGAGCGAGATCACCCACAAGCGGAGGATGTCGGCCCTCGGCCCTGGTGGTCTCAGCCGCGAGCGCGCCGGCTTCGAGGTGCGCGACGTGCACTACACGCACTACGGCCGCCTCTGCACCATCGAGACGCCAGAAGGCCCGAACATCGGTCTGATCAGCTCCCTGTGCGTGTACAGCAAGATCAACAGCCTCGGCTTCATCGAAACGCCCTATCGCCCCGTGAAGGAGGGCCGGGTGGACATGAAGGCCGAGCCCATCTACCTGAGCGCAGAAGAGGAGGACAACCAGGTGATCGCCCAGGCCAACGCCAAGGTGGGCGACAAGGGTGATTTCCTCACCACACGCGTGAAGGCCCGCCTGATGGGCGACTTCCCCGTGGTGGAACCCAGCGAACTGGCCCTGATGGACGTGGCGCCCAACCAGATCGCCTCCATCGCCGCCAGCCTCATCCCCTTCCTGGAGCACAACGACGCCAACCGCGCGCTGATGGGCTCCAACATGATGCGCCAGGCCGTGCCACTGCTGCGCCCCGAGGCCCCCATCGTGGGAACCGGCCTGGAGGAGCGCGTGGCCCGCGACAGCCGTGTGCTGCTCACCGCCGAAGGGGAGGGCACCGTGAAATATGTGGACAGCGACCGCATCGTGATCGACTACAAGCGCACCGAAGAGGAGCGCATCGTGAGCTTCGACGGTGATGAAAAGGAGTACAAGCTCACCAAGTTCCTCAAGACCAACCAGAGCACCTGCATGAACCTGCGCCCCGTGGTGCGCAAGGGCGAGAAGGTGACCAAGGGCCATGTGCTGTGCGAGGGCTACGGCACCAAGGATGGCGAGCTGGCCATCGGCCGCAACCTGCAGGTGGCCTTCATGCCTTGGAAGGGCTACAACTTCGAGGACGCCATCGT is a window from the Flavobacteriales bacterium genome containing:
- the rplL gene encoding 50S ribosomal protein L7/L12, whose translation is MADIKALGDQLVGLTVKEVNELAQYLKDEYKIEPAAAAVAIAAGPAAGGGEAAEAKTSFDVILKHGGQNKLAVVKLVKELTGLGLKEAKDLVDGAPKPLKEGVSKEDAESLKQQLTEAGAEVEVK
- the rpoB gene encoding DNA-directed RNA polymerase subunit beta; the encoded protein is MAQAKPINKKHKRIDFGNALSIDYPDFLDIQLKSFEEFFQIDTLPEDRVSEGLFKVFSENFPITDTRNQFVLEFLDYFIDPPRYSIDECIERGLTYSVPLKAKLKLYCTDPEHEDFETIVQDVYLGQIPYMTPKGSFVVNGAERVVVSQLHRSPGVFFGQSRHANGTKLYSARVIPFKGSWIEFATDINGVMYAYIDRKKKLPVTTLLRAIGFESDKQILEIFGLADEIKVTKTAIKDAVGRKLAARVLKTWVEDFVDEDTGEVVSIERNEVLIDRETVIEEHHVDQIVESGAKTVILHKEGINAADFALIYNTLQKDTSNSEKEAVEVIYRQLRNAEPPDLETARGVIDKLFFSEQRYDLGEVGRYRINKKLGLESELSVRVLTKEDIIFIIKYLIELVNSKADVDDIDHLSNRRVRTVGEQLHSQFGVGLARMARTIRERMNVRDNEVFTPTDLINAKTLSSVINSFFGTNQLSQFMDQTNPLSEITHKRRMSALGPGGLSRERAGFEVRDVHYTHYGRLCTIETPEGPNIGLISSLCVYSKINSLGFIETPYRPVKEGRVDMKAEPIYLSAEEEDNQVIAQANAKVGDKGDFLTTRVKARLMGDFPVVEPSELALMDVAPNQIASIAASLIPFLEHNDANRALMGSNMMRQAVPLLRPEAPIVGTGLEERVARDSRVLLTAEGEGTVKYVDSDRIVIDYKRTEEERIVSFDGDEKEYKLTKFLKTNQSTCMNLRPVVRKGEKVTKGHVLCEGYGTKDGELAIGRNLQVAFMPWKGYNFEDAIVISERVASEDIFTSIHIDEYIMEVRDTKRGLEELTADIPNVSEEATKDLDENGLIRIGAEIKEGDILIGKITPKGETDPSPEEKLLRAIFGDKAGDVKDASLKAPPSTKGVVVNKKLFSRAVKDKKAKTNEKSILEQIDKDQDKELGTLKNELIEKMMQLVGGHNSNGVFNKYKEEQIKKGVKFSAKVLQGIDFITVDPTEWTADKKTNELVRQLIHNYNIRYGDISGVYKRKKFQVSIGDELPAGIIKLAKVYVAAKRKLTVGDKMAGRHGNKGIVAKIVRDADMPYLEDGSPVDIVLNPLGVPSRMNLGQIYETVLGWAGKNLGRKYATPIFDGATHEQIDAETDEAGVPRNGKAYLYDGGTGERFDQPATVGVIYMIKLAHMVDDKMHARSIGPYSLITQQPLGGKAQFGGQRFGEMEVWALEAFGAANILQEILTVKSDDVLGRAKAYEAIVKGEPLPVPGIPESFNVLLHELRGLALNVSLEGSMEG